DNA sequence from the Vicia villosa cultivar HV-30 ecotype Madison, WI linkage group LG3, Vvil1.0, whole genome shotgun sequence genome:
CTAGTTAATATGAATGTTATCAGAATAGTCAGCACATATCACCTTATCTCcaaattttctattttgttttcatATAGGCAGCTTTtacaataatttaatttagtttggaCACTTGTTGTAACTTCCCACTTCTATATATACAATGCACCTATCTCACTAACTACATGTGAGTTAACAAACTAGCATCAATATCAATGGCAATCATACACCAAGGAAACCATTCCATCTTGAAACTTTGTTGTTCATCAAACCGTGCAATAACCTTAATACAAAAGGTTATAGCAGAAGTCATTGGAACATATTTTCTTGTATTTGCAGGTTGTGGTGTTGTAGCAGTGGACAAAATCTATGGCTCCGTAACATTTCCAGGGATATGCATCACATGGGGTTTGGTTGTAACAGTCATGTGTTACTCAGTTGGTCATATCTCTGGAGGACTCTTCAACCCCGCGGTTACGATAACCTGGGCCATCTTTCGCCGAATCAAATTCATCGAAGCTCCACTTTACATCGCTGCTGAGTTACTCGGCTCGACACTTGCGAGCTTAACATTGTCTTTAATGTTTGATATTACACCGAAGTCTTTTTTCGGAACTGTGCCAGTTGGATCGAGTGGCCAATCTTTGGCTATGGAATTCATTATCAGTTTTCTGTTAATGTTTGTTATTTCAGCTGTTACAACGGATCATAGAGCGGTGGATGATTCAGCGAGTATCGCAGTTGGAATGACGATAACGTTGAATCTATTTATAGCTGGACCTGTTTCCGGTGCATCAATGAATCCAGCAAGGAGTATTGGTCCTGCAATTGTGGTGCATATTTACAATGGTTTATGGATATATGTAGTTGGGCCTATTGTTGGAGCTGTAGCTGGAGCACTTGCTTATAACTTTCTCAGATCGGTGTACAAGCCGAGGGCGGAAATAGCAGCAGCGACGACTCCTTCGGAATTGACAAAGGATAATCCAAACTCAGAATTGATAGCAGAAGAACCATTGAGGAGTATAAGTATAAGTTGATTTAAGGGTGCATGAATGTTATCTTTATTTTGAAATTGAGTGGGTGAGCTTTGTTGCTTTTGTGTTTTGTGTTTATGGAAATTACagttattagggttttagagtacTGCTTTGGTTTAATATGATTGTTTTAATAAGAAATGTTTGAGTTTTTGTGTGATAAGATTATCATtgcattttatgattttttttgttaatggCAAAAGATATATAGCTAAAAGAAAAGGAGACAAGTGAGTAGTACAAGAACTACTCACCATATACAAACAATGATACAATAGAAGTAGAATGGATGTTTGTATTAGTTTGTTGGGATATGCATGTTGTGTAGGAGAATAGTATTGCTTAGGTGGTTGGTTGTAGGAAGGGATTGTAACTTGGTTATAGGAAATTGCCACATTGCATGCATTTAAGAATGTCacctatttttgttctaataaTGGTAAATGtaaataaacaatatatatatatatatatatatatatatatatatatatatatatatatatatatatatatatatatatatatatatatatatatatatatatatatatatatatatatataaaagttaattttttattgaatttcctcaacaaaaaaaatatttaatgttaaGTTATCAATTTTACAGCAAGTTTCATTCATTGTTTAAAGTATAAATCTTGCCACATCATCTCACTTCAATGGTAAAAAATAAGCAACATAATTTAAGAATTAATGAGTCACTAAATTCTCGCTATTATGCTCTAAGTTGAATGTACCGTTCATTTTGATTTATCTAGCTTTCGATCATAAGATGGTGAGAATCGTCTATAACTCTTCATAGAAGTTGGGTAGTGGTTCCTCTGTGATGTTGAGCTCGGAACTTTCTATCATTGTAATGTGTTGGAGTACGAGTACCCCTTatactttttataattatatgagGTTACTTTTCTCTTCCTAAGTGGTGGAGAAGCACCGTATAGAAATTCAAAAATGCCCCTAGGAATTCGAAAATGTATTTTCGGATGCACCCATTTCACACCAAATACATGCGTAAATGAGTTACACCTCTCTTTTTGTAAGAAATTAGGTAGGGGATGCACTTCCGCATTAAACCTATATGTTCCAAATTCATTCCTAACTGAGACACTTTCATTTTGACATGATTTTGTCCAGAGATACATATCTGTAGAAAATACGAATATATATACTTTTGTGTGCACTCTAGAAGGtaaattttgacattttttagaaATATACCAATGTAATAGATCATGTACTATAACTATATTaacataataaatttttaataaattaaatcataCACTTATCAAATAAGATGAAAATGGCATATATAAATGATCATCAATCATGAATCTAGaatgaaatcaaaataaattatgaaTGGTAATACTATATGTTAAGGATTTCGAGGAGCGAAGCCCATAAGTGTCAATGAGTCAAATATTCGGGGATCCAAGAGACCTTGACGCCACATATCCACCGAAATCCTTAAGCCAGAGGGGGTATGGGTCACCTCTTTTATAAACCCAACGTTTTATCAATTCCTAGTCGATGTGGACTTTAGCACTTTTGTAGTTGAAACCCAACATATCCCTAATACAAATACTATATACTACTGCTACGTCAGACCCCTATTTTCCTTCGCTGCCTCTTGTACTTGTTTACTTGTATTTTTTATAAACAGTCACGAGTTTGCTATGCTTGTGAGATTAATTCGAAAAATCTTGGGAGCAAATCATGTAGAGTATTTGTGTGAAAAACAGTGTGTATGAATTAAATGCAACTTTTTGTATAAAGACAAAATAAATGTAAATCTTAATTAAAGAAAAGCTTTGGTAAAGGACAAGTATGTAAAATGCAATAAATGACATTATAAAAAAGTTGGGACGATAAAAAGAAATGTTTCATTCAAGGAAACAAAAGAACAATGAAAAGACATGGCGCAGACTCATACATGCTTCTCAAAAATTATTTCACTCTTTGACTCGGGTACTTCAGTTCTTAGAGAGAATGTATGAAACTTTGCGACCTTGATTACAATGTATGAGTCTGCAACTTATACCATCCAACAAATAACCATCTCATACAATTATACTTTGACATATGGAAGACACGTATCCAAACATGCAGTTTAACGTTCTAAAATGCGTCCATGTCGTCAGACTTCAAAACTGTCTATTATTCCACATTTGTAATTGCTCAAAACCCCTAACTACTTCTCAAAACTATTTGATCCAACATTCGTCGACGCACCTTTTCCTCTACCTGACTCCTTGACTTAGAGAAAACTAAGCTTCTTTTTCATAACTAATTAATTCGTCGATGCAACTATCTTGTCGAGACAAACCTCTATTGAATGTCCTTTTCAAATTTTGGACATGTTTATAGGAAAGAATGATCTTAATCTTATAGATATGTTATTGTGATTCTTTCAAACCATACCTATCATGTTAGTCGAAGCTTCTCAGTCGACGGGACTGTTTCTGTCGAAACATGTTAATTAATGCCTTCAACACTTAGCGTTTCTCAATGCCATATTCTTCGTTGACTTCTCTTTTAGTTGGAAGTTCCAGACTAACGATACTGCAATGCCATCTGTGCCTCAGTAAAAATGGCATCTACAATAGCCCTTGCATGTGAGGTTTCCGGAAAAACTCCTCATTCTATACTCGCCCGTGTAACATCCACAATACGACGACATGCAAGCAACACATTAATAACATGATTTGACTAGCCTGCTCTTTCTCTAATATTTACTGATGAGTTTGCCTAGGTGAATCTTCCTTTACATCAGATGTCATATAATATTGTGACACTCTATAATACCACTGAACATAATTGCATGCATAATTGAATCAACTTTAAAGGGTTTGTTGAGTTATTTCTTCATGACGGGACGTATTccctaaaattaaatatttgattaaatcttttttatgaaaagaaaatgaaaaatctcATAAGACTCGCTAggatataattttgttatagcgAAGTAAATGTTGTTTGGATGTCGGCTTAGTGCAGGAATTTAATGTGTCTTTATTGGAGAACTGTGGTAGAGATTGAGGGTAGACCAAGGATCTTTGTGGTATAGATTTTTATTACATAAATATGTGGTGAAACCATGTCCTTTTTTGGGTGGGGGGGGGAATAAATGTGTTTGGTGGAAGGACTTTCAATTTTTCATTAGGGGTGTAATAGGGAGAATGCATTTTCTTATATATGATCCTTGGTTGGAATGGAGAATGTTGTGTGAGAGATATAGTTATATAAAAATATACCAATATCTATGTAATTAACTCAAGTGAAAACCAACACTTTAAATTTGTGAATCACTACTAAATATCTATGTGTTGATTAAAAAAAAGGGACAAGTGAAAATCAAACTCTTAACAATCTAGTACAACCTAAGACTTGGTCAATCATTCATTTGTTCCTACAAACTCTAGTCCAAGTCTTCATGCAACTTGTAGCTTACTCACAAAGTCATATTATGGGCCCTTACATGAATTGGTGGACCATTCATTTCTTCATACAAAGTATAGTCAAAGTCATACAAATTTGGATTCACTAAATTCAAACATGTACAAACTTTTTCTTAAATATAGAAACCCTTGGTTAAAAGCTAACTCAAAAATGGAATATAGAAACTATTATTTGAGCTTTCTACTGGCTTTATGGCTCTCATGTCCATACTCCAATTTGTTAGCACAAACTCCTCCATACAAAGCTGTGAATCTTGGAAACTGGCTTCTGACAGAAGGCTGGATACTACCTTCTCTCTTTGATGGAATTGTCAATAAAGATCTCTTGGTATGTTTGCATCACTCTTATATAGTTAGAACATCAATACATATAAATGAAAATGTTTTTCTTATATTTGATGATTTTAGGATGGAACTCAAGTACAACTTTtgtccacaaagtttcaaacttatcttagtgcCGAAAATGGCGGACGAGATGCTATTGTCGCCAACCGCGGTTCGGCTTCTGGTTGGGAAACATTTAGGGTAAGTAAGTAATGTACTATTCTTTGTTCAAGCTTAAATCTATGTGTAACACTGTCTTTGTGCAGCTATCAACTGGCATGTACTTGTATTTACGAGACAAACGATTATCTTTAATAAATGTGGACGTATATAACTTTTTGCATATATTCGACACCTTCTGATACCGTTTTGTCGTGGTTGTTTTTTTAGTAACAACCATTTTTTAAAACCTCAAGTTCTAAGTATTTGCTCATATGTAGCTTTGGAGGGTCAATGACTCATCCTTCAATCTTAGAGTGTTCAACAAGCAATTTGTGGGGCTAAATAATCAAGGAGCCAACAAACTTGTAGCAGCTTCAAATTCACCTAGCAACCAAGAAACATTTCGGATTATACGGAACAATGACGATCCACTCAAAATTCGAATCAAAGCATCGAATGGTCTATTTTTGCAGGTACTCATTAGACCATTCTCAAGATATTAATAATTACATAGAAATTTGATTCTTTTGACCATATATGTATGAAGGTTCAATCAAAGACATCAGTGAGTGCAGATTATCAAGGCACGACGAATTGGGAAGAAAGTGATCCATCGGTTTTTCGTATGAAAATTGTAAGAACTTTACAAGGAGAGTACCAACTTACTAACGGTTATGGCCCGGATAAAGCTTCTCAAGTCTTAAAGGTTCGAAATTCGATAAACTTTTCATCAGAAACTATAACTTAAATTCTTTGTTGAATTTCCAAATCatcttaattttgaattttgttgTAGGATCATTGGAGTTCATATATAACAGAAGATGATTTCGTATTCATGTCGCAAAACGGATTGAATGCGGTGAGAATACCAGTTGGATGGTGGATAGCTCAAGATACAAACCCGCCTAAGCCTTTTGTTGGAGGATCATTGGCAGCACTAGACAATGCTTTCACATGGGCACAGTAAGTCGTTGAGACGATATTTTGATTAAATTAATGGTTACACGCTATTAGAAAAAGTTGAAATAACGACAAATATTTAACGACGAATAACTTGCAGAAACCATGGGATGAAAGTGATTGTGGACTTGCATGCTGTTGAAGGTTCTCAAAATGGCAATGAACATAGTGGAGCAAGAGATGGATATGTAGAATGGGGCGATTCGTATATACCTCGGACAGTCTCTGTCATAGAATCCTTGGCAAAAAGGTTTTGTATCTCTGATAAATAAGGTTACTTGTGGTCTAAGTAATTGATTTCTTTATGCTTGAAATGAATTTGTTGACAGATATGGTAATAGACAAAGTTTAGGAGGAATAGAGCTGATGAATGAGCCACAAGGTGTGAATCTAGAGAGCCTGAAGAAGTATTACAAGGCGGCTTACGATGTTGTGAGGAAATACAACCCGAATGCTTATGTGATCATGTCGAATCCATTGGATGCAGATTCGAAAGTTCTTCTCTCATTTGTTAGTGGCTTCGACAAAGTAGTCCTCGATGTGCATTACTACAATCTTTATTCAGACAGATTCAGTAGCATGAATGTTCAACAAAATGTTGACTATATACGAAACGAAAGAGCCTCATATCTTAGTGGTGTGTCTTCGACAAATGCTCTTAGTTTTGTAGGAGAATGGTGTGGTGAGTGGAGCATACAAAGTGCATCTAAAGAAGAGTATCAAAGATATGCACAAGCACAAGTGGATGTGTATTCTAATGCAACATTTGGATGGGCTTATTGGACCTATAAATGTCAGTATAACCATTGGAGTCTCAAGTGGATGATCGAGAACGGTTACATAAAAGTTTAGATGTAGGGGGCTTGTTTCCTCAACCGAACATCGATCTCTTAAGATTTGTGCACCGGAAAAAATCGTGTGGACGCGTACTTTTGAAAATATAAGGTTATTGGATGAATTTGTTTTAAGCTTTGTTTATGAATGTATTAAGTATGGTTTTATACGAATATGATTGCTATTTTTGTTGATATGCACCGAATTAACAAATGTGTTATTATGTCTATAAAAGAGCTAGAATGAGACCCTTTTAAGTATGTTAAAAGGAAATAAGATCGACCCGTTTTAACATATTTTAACATACTCGCATGTATGAGGTGGATTCAGAAACTGCTAAGCCATTCCCGAGCTTAATGTAACCATTCTCGATCATCCACTTGAGACTCCAGCGGTTATAGTGACATTTGTAGGCCTAATCAGCCCATCCAAATATCGCACGAGAATACACATCCAGTTGTGCCTGGCCATATCTTTGGTGGTCTTGCATAGATGCATCTTGTATGCTCCACTCGCCAGTCCATTCCCCTGCCAAATGAAAAAACGTGCGGTTATCTCATGCAAAACTATCGATATTTAGGCCAAATAATTGGCTAGGATTTAGTTTTTACCAACAAAACTAAGAGCATTTGTTGAAGAGACACTGCTCAGATCCAAAAAACAATTTAATGTGATTTGTAAAATCCAAAAAACAATTTCAACATGTCATAGTTTCTCATGAAAAGTTTATCAGATTTCTCACCCTTAAGACTTGAGGAGCTTTATCTGGGCCATAACCATTATTAAGTTGGTAATCTCCTTGTAaagttgaaggatgagtcgttgATCCTCCAAAGCTACAAATTTGTAAGCACATAGTTAGAACTTATAGGTTCATCAAGATTTTCCTTATTCATATTTTCCTTGTGTCTCTCTTACTAAAGTTTTaaacatataaatttaataatgtgACATTTGACAAAACCATACACTTTAAAAACTATTGTAATGGTGAGAAgtaatagagaaaaaaaaatggATCAAGCATTGTTTTTTCTTACCAAAGCGTGGTAGGCTAATTTTGCTAGGGAGATTCTGTTAAGTCCTTTTTGTAAGTTGTTACTATTGTCTGTGCTTGTATCAACTCAATTAGAAATGACTAATTTAATTTGGCATTAAAGTACATTGTATTTACTGTTCCGATGAACCatactttttttaaattaaataaaaaaattatttataaaaaattatttttattttaaaaatatttttggtccatttgttttagatgtttttaggATTTTGGTCCCTTGCAAATCCGAAggtaatttttaatgaaatggaactcacattgatgacatgttTCACATTGGCACCGACACATCATTAATATGAgcctcatttcatttaaaattgtcaTTGAATTTGCAAGGGaccaaaatcttcaaaaagactaaaatatagggactaaaattccggattttaaaataggaagaccaaaactaaaaaaaataataaaagagagaTCAAATTTGCAATTAAGTCAATATATTTTATAAGACAAATATAAATTTtgtcattaatcaattttattattacattaaccacaattaaaattttattattacatTAACCACAAAATCATTCTATTCAAAAAGAGAGGTTTTCAACTTCATTGCTAAAACTTGAATTCAAAACTCAAGATTAATCACTTATTAAACTATAAAATATTCATATCATTTAATCTAAGAGAAATTAATCTCTTAAATAAAAATGATCTTTTATTATTCATACTAACaagaaaaaaaacatgatttttcttgCAAAACACAAAACCAACTTCATATACAACATCTCTAGAATAGATATACTATAATCACATTTTTCAAAAACTATGCTTTGAATGGCTTCAAACCTTATTACATAGTTCTCAACTCAACTTTATTGCTAAAACTTGACTTCAAACTCAAGATTATTTACTAAACTATAATATATTCATGTCATTTCATATGAGAGTTATTAATCTCTTCTTAAATAAAAATGATCTTTTATTATACATACTAAATACCCCTTCTTAACTCAACGATTATTACTTAGTCTAGAGGTGATTGACGTTGAACTTGATAGATAAAAAAGATTACGGTTCGATTGATTTACACAACTGTGATCAGAAAGATGCTGAAACCACTTGATTTCAGAACCAAATTCCAAAAACATAATTATTCTTGCAAAACACAAAAACCAACTTTATTGctaaaacttgacttcaaagtcAAGATATTTACTAAACTATAATATATTCATGTCATTTCACCAGAGAGTTATTAATCTCTTAAATAAAAATGATCTTTTAATATACACACTAAATACCGAGTCAACGATTATTACTTAGTCTAGTGGTGATTGAAGCTGAACTTGATAAAAAGGACTACGGCTCGATCAATTTTCGCATCGCAATTGTGATCGGAAAAAGGTTGAAACCAGCTGATGTCAAAACCGAATTCCGAAAACATGATTATTCTTGCAAAACACAAAAACCAACTACATATACAACATCTCAAGATTGTATATATATACTATAATCATATTGTTCAAAAACTATGCTTTGCATGGCTTCAAAGGAGCTCCACACAAACAATCATTCCCAACAAAAACACTAGCAGACAAATTATTCTTAGGAATCTCCCCACAAAGATGATTATAACTAACATTCAACTTCTCAATCCCAACAACACTCTTCCCCACTTTCCCAAACACCAAATTATGTGACAAATCCAAATCCTTCAACCTACTCCCAAATCTCAACCCTCCCAAATCAAACTTCAACACATTCTCAGACCCCCAAAACCCAACCAAATACTCTGTCCCATTCAACAACCCAACAGCACTTCCTGAAATCTCATTCCCTGACAGATCAATAAAATCATAGAAATATGtctcagaaggtttccaatcctCAAGCTTCATCTTTATCCCACACTTCGCCAGCTTCAATGAGTATATAATCGGAGACGAAGTGACCCATTTCGGAATTTCTTCCAAATGAAACAAATTTCTCGACAAATCCAACGATTCGATGCCTTTTATATTCAATGAAGGAAATGGGTCAACGAGAAAATTGTCGGAGAGATCAAGGTTGAAGATTTTCGTCAAGTTTGCGAAACTTTCAGGCACTGTTCCTGAGAATTTGTTCTTTGATAAATCCAATGTATCTAAAGCTTTGAATTTTCCTAGAAAATCTGGGATTTTTCCAGAGAGAGAGTTCTGTCCTAGCTCGAGAAACCTTAAATGTGAAAACATGGACGAAATCGAAACTGGAACATTTCCGGTGAACTTGTTTCTGGAAAGTTCGAGGATGTTAAGGTTTGTGAAAGAATTGAAAAAATCTGGGATTTTGCCACTGAGGTTGTTACCTTTGAGACtcagaaaattgagatttttaaggtttttgagagattctgggaTTGTTCCGGTGAGGAGATTGTTACCGAGTCTTAAATCAGTTAGTTGAGTTAACTCGGAGATTGAAGTAGGAATCGTTCCTGTGAATCGGTTTCCTTCTAGGCTGAATGCTCCTAGTTGAGTCAAGGTGGTGCCTATGTTTTTGGGTATTTGACCAGAGAGTTTGTTGTTTTCTATGTAAATGTATTGGAGTTTTGTTAGGTTTAAGAGAGATAGTGGAAATGGGCCTGAAATGTTTTGGAGGTCTTGGAGGTAGAGGCTATCTAGGTATTGGAGTTTAGAGAGGTAGGGTGAGATTGTACCTGTGAGATAGCTTTTTGGATTTTGGGTATCTCCGTATAATGACAAATATCTAACTCGTTTGTTGTCTCCGCAACTGACGCCGAACCATGTGCAACAGTCTGTGCCTGTTATCCATGTTTTTAGTATGGATGACGGGTCAGATTGGATGCCTGATTTGAAGGCGAGGAGGCCGGATTCGTCGTTAGGGTGACATTTGGCGTCATTAAGGGGGAGTAGGGTGGTGATAGTAAGTATGATGAGGAAGAGATTCATGTTCATTGTGTTTTGAGAATGAGAAAGTGGAATGGTTAGTGAAGGGTGGTGAAGTTGAGTTAATAAAGGGTGTTTGTAGGGTTGAGGATAAGGTTTAGGGAagtttggtttttttgtttttttttaagtgAAAATGAAAAGGGGAAGCCAACAAGTTTGACTAGGTATAAATGGCAATGGAGGGGTCATGATTTAGTACAAAAATATTGATGTCTAGCTAAATACTCTAGAAGTGATTTTGAGAGTCAATTTAAGTTGCTCACGGCTTTAATGTCCATGTGCAAGGTGGTTCTACAAGTTTTGTTCCACTTTGCACGTATCTAGTACATTACACCTTGCAATGACAAGAATCTCGAGAGAGTATGTGATAAGAGGCCTCTTGATTAAAATATTGGTTACAAATGGAGGTAATTTTTATATGATATAAGtaggttttataaaaataaaactgtTTATGAATATTTAGTTAGGTTCtcggttttaatttttaaaaattgtcaAATCGGTGTACCGAATTGATAAATCGGTGTACTGAATTGATggctataattattttatttgagaAATTTTTAAGAAAGCTTAATGAGATTGATTTACGAGAACACAGGGATGACGTGCAACAGCTTGATGAaggtataaaattttaatttttttgttattatttactTTATTAATGACATtgtcaaaataatattttatggttagtaatgtattttttaattttttgaaattgatagaATGTGTCTAATTAGTGTTGAGGTTAATAATGATCAAGTTTGTTTGTTATTTGATGGTAAACTAATAAACTTGattgtattttatatttaatatgatGATGAACTTATTTTGGTTATATATTATTCACTGTTAAGTGATACATGATAGCGGAGAATACATAaatgaatataatatttaaaagaaaaaaacattgtAAACTAATCAATAACACTGAATCAAACTGAACCAAATcggttagtttggttcggttctattTTTGAAAAACACTAAAAACTGAATCAAACCAAACTGATGGAGGTACAATCGGTTCAAacattttcttgatcaaaataggATCAAACTGAACCAATTACACAATTACACCCGGAGacaatatctaattttttttcttatcatTTCCGTCTCAGTAATACTTTGATGGTATTAGAGTGAATTCATTCCGCTTTGTTTCTAATGTGCTAGATGATCCTTTTTCTGTCTCAAATTtttcaatcacaatttttttttatcaattatttttttgcttttcatcaaaatttgaatttctaaaAAAGATCCATGACAAAGGGAAAAGgttctcaaaatcaaaatcaagatGAATCGCAATCTCAAGATATTTATTATGTTCATACATAAAAAATACTACAACTATTTGTGTGACACAAGTTTTGTCTAGAGAAAATTATCATGCTTAGGCGTTGAAGATGCGTAGAGCCTTAGAAACGGAGAACAAATTTAAATTTGTAAACGGATCGATTGAAGTTTTAAAGGAGAATGATTTACATTTTGCGGCATGAGAGTGATGCAAAAGAAATGACAAGATAGATGTTATATATGTTAGACTACCAAATGGAAGTTCACAGTGCATATCATTTTTCATGAAAGAATACAGTTGAATGATGATCTAATCAAAGAAAATGTGTTATATGTCCCTAATTTTGCtataaatatattgtttatttCAAAGTTGTGCATAGAGTAGGAAgttcaatttattttataatttgatcATTGCATCATACAATGAAAGattcatatgaaaaaaaaaactagtttgGCTAAGCAAATAGATGAAATATAGTGTCTTTAAGCATACAGAAGATAAGCTGGTTCTAAAAGTAGTTTAGCGGTCTTAAATAAAACTTCCATTTTAGTTGTTGTGCTTCGGCAATTAACGTTAGGTCATATTTCATATGACATAATGAGATGTCCtaaaaattgaaggaaaaaaaaaCGTATGTTAATGTCTGTACCTGCAAAAAATGTGACGTAGCAAGCATATTTCAGGGTGTGAGTCTAAAATTTTGATCTTTTTCATTAGCAAAAAATGGTTAGGTCATTTttctttatcaatttttttttccttttcattgatttcaatttTTCAAGAAGATCCATGGTGATGGGGCAAGGTTCTCATAATCAAAATCAGGATCAATCACAATCTTTAGATCCTTATTATGTTCATTCACTAAAAAATCTTACTATTATTTGTGTGACACCAGTTGTGTATGTAAAAAACTATCATGCTTAGACGTCAAAAATGCGTATAGTCTTAACAACgaagaataaatttaaatttgtaGACGAATCAATTGAAGTTCAAAGGATAACAATTTGAATTTTGTGACATAGGAGTGATGCAATAATCTTGTGCATTCTTAGATGATCAACCCAATCATTCTTTTGATTACAAAAGGTGTCGTCTTCATTGAACATGTAAGACCGATATCAAGGAACGCCTCAAGTGAGGTGATAGAATTCGAGTAGCAGAGTTGTAGCAAGAAACTACAAATCTTAAATAAGGTAACTACAAAATTTAAGAGTATTTTACTAAATTAA
Encoded proteins:
- the LOC131657312 gene encoding probable glucan 1,3-beta-glucosidase A translates to MEYRNYYLSFLLALWLSCPYSNLLAQTPPYKAVNLGNWLLTEGWILPSLFDGIVNKDLLDGTQVQLLSTKFQTYLSAENGGRDAIVANRGSASGWETFRLWRVNDSSFNLRVFNKQFVGLNNQGANKLVAASNSPSNQETFRIIRNNDDPLKIRIKASNGLFLQVQSKTSVSADYQGTTNWEESDPSVFRMKIVRTLQGEYQLTNGYGPDKASQVLKDHWSSYITEDDFVFMSQNGLNAVRIPVGWWIAQDTNPPKPFVGGSLAALDNAFTWAQNHGMKVIVDLHAVEGSQNGNEHSGARDGYVEWGDSYIPRTVSVIESLAKRYGNRQSLGGIELMNEPQGVNLESLKKYYKAAYDVVRKYNPNAYVIMSNPLDADSKVLLSFVSGFDKVVLDVHYYNLYSDRFSSMNVQQNVDYIRNERASYLSGVSSTNALSFVGEWCGEWSIQSASKEEYQRYAQAQVDVYSNATFGWAYWTYKCQYNHWSLKWMIENGYIKV
- the LOC131593446 gene encoding leucine-rich repeat receptor-like serine/threonine-protein kinase SKM1, with the translated sequence MNMNLFLIILTITTLLPLNDAKCHPNDESGLLAFKSGIQSDPSSILKTWITGTDCCTWFGVSCGDNKRVRYLSLYGDTQNPKSYLTGTISPYLSKLQYLDSLYLQDLQNISGPFPLSLLNLTKLQYIYIENNKLSGQIPKNIGTTLTQLGAFSLEGNRFTGTIPTSISELTQLTDLRLGNNLLTGTIPESLKNLKNLNFLSLKGNNLSGKIPDFFNSFTNLNILELSRNKFTGNVPVSISSMFSHLRFLELGQNSLSGKIPDFLGKFKALDTLDLSKNKFSGTVPESFANLTKIFNLDLSDNFLVDPFPSLNIKGIESLDLSRNLFHLEEIPKWVTSSPIIYSLKLAKCGIKMKLEDWKPSETYFYDFIDLSGNEISGSAVGLLNGTEYLVGFWGSENVLKFDLGGLRFGSRLKDLDLSHNLVFGKVGKSVVGIEKLNVSYNHLCGEIPKNNLSASVFVGNDCLCGAPLKPCKA
- the LOC131657311 gene encoding probable aquaporin NIP-type; this encodes MAIIHQGNHSILKLCCSSNRAITLIQKVIAEVIGTYFLVFAGCGVVAVDKIYGSVTFPGICITWGLVVTVMCYSVGHISGGLFNPAVTITWAIFRRIKFIEAPLYIAAELLGSTLASLTLSLMFDITPKSFFGTVPVGSSGQSLAMEFIISFLLMFVISAVTTDHRAVDDSASIAVGMTITLNLFIAGPVSGASMNPARSIGPAIVVHIYNGLWIYVVGPIVGAVAGALAYNFLRSVYKPRAEIAAATTPSELTKDNPNSELIAEEPLRSISIS